In Acidimicrobiales bacterium, the following are encoded in one genomic region:
- a CDS encoding spermidine synthase → MSTRFEHIDSQQTEMGEISLRRRLEPSLLVDVYEVRLGDEYLMSSLFTASEIQLAELGLAQLPDTGLDVVVGGLGLGYTARAVLDDPRVRSLHVVEALSAVVDWHERKLVPCAEELVTDARCHLVTGDFFAMVAENTGFGPDSPDRYHAVLVDIDHTPRGHLHPSHAPFYTPEGLRPLAARLHPDGVFGLWSDHPPDADYIATVEQVFTSCEARVVTFPNPHSGGQSSSTIYLAKRPL, encoded by the coding sequence ATGAGCACGCGCTTCGAACACATCGACTCGCAACAGACCGAGATGGGCGAGATCAGCCTGCGCCGTCGCCTCGAACCATCGCTGCTGGTCGACGTCTACGAGGTGAGGCTCGGCGACGAGTACCTCATGTCGAGCCTCTTCACCGCCTCCGAGATCCAGCTCGCCGAGCTCGGGCTCGCCCAGCTCCCTGACACCGGCCTCGACGTCGTCGTCGGCGGGCTCGGACTCGGCTACACGGCCCGGGCGGTGCTCGACGACCCCCGAGTGCGCTCGCTCCACGTCGTCGAAGCCCTCAGCGCCGTCGTCGACTGGCACGAGCGCAAGCTCGTCCCCTGCGCCGAGGAGCTCGTCACCGACGCTCGCTGCCACCTCGTCACCGGCGACTTCTTCGCGATGGTCGCCGAGAACACGGGCTTCGGGCCCGACTCTCCCGACCGCTACCACGCCGTGCTCGTCGACATCGACCACACCCCGCGAGGCCACCTCCACCCCAGCCACGCCCCCTTCTACACCCCCGAGGGACTCCGACCTCTCGCCGCTCGCCTCCACCCCGACGGTGTGTTCGGGCTCTGGTCCGACCACCCGCCCGACGCCGACTACATCGCCACCGTCGAGCAGGTCTTCACATCCTGCGAAGCCCGCGTCGTCACCTTCCCCAACCCCCATAGCGGCGGCCAGTCCTCCAGCACCATCTACCTCGCCAAGCGCCCCCTGTAG
- a CDS encoding NAD(P)-binding domain-containing protein — protein sequence MSNTTDLAPVTVIGLGPMGQAMATALMKAGVPVTVWNRTPSRAAELVASGATLVPTPADAIAASELTILSLTDYRAMYDILDGAVSALAGTTIVNLSSDTPDVTRDAAAWAAQHDARFLAGGVMVPAPMVGTDAAYVYFSGPEAVLRAHETVLRLLGTPRYVGEDPGLAQLWYQAQLAVFLTAPVRAAAGRSDGERSRGAGRRLPARRARHADRHPRDAPRRSRPGQATGKRGTSRRPEHRADDGRHSRPHREHQRSQRRRHRATSCDQVALRPSDRRRPRHRQLDRPPRGDQTPTL from the coding sequence ATGAGCAACACGACCGACCTCGCACCGGTCACCGTGATCGGCCTCGGCCCAATGGGCCAGGCGATGGCCACAGCCTTGATGAAGGCAGGGGTGCCGGTGACGGTGTGGAACCGCACACCAAGCCGAGCCGCCGAACTGGTCGCCTCGGGAGCCACCCTGGTGCCGACGCCGGCCGACGCCATCGCCGCCAGCGAGCTCACGATCCTCAGCCTCACCGACTACCGGGCGATGTACGACATCCTCGATGGGGCCGTGAGCGCGCTCGCCGGCACGACCATCGTCAACCTGAGCTCGGACACGCCGGACGTCACCCGCGACGCAGCCGCCTGGGCGGCACAGCACGATGCCCGCTTCCTCGCCGGCGGCGTCATGGTGCCGGCCCCGATGGTCGGCACCGATGCGGCCTACGTGTACTTCAGCGGTCCCGAAGCCGTGCTCCGCGCGCACGAAACGGTGCTCCGGCTGCTCGGCACGCCGCGCTACGTCGGCGAGGACCCAGGCCTCGCGCAACTCTGGTATCAGGCGCAGCTCGCCGTGTTCCTCACCGCCCCTGTCAGGGCTGCTGCAGGCCGCAGCGATGGTGAACGCAGCCGGGGTGCCGGTCGGCGACTTCCTGCCCGACGCGCTCGACACGCTGACCGGCATCCCCGCGATGCTCCAAGGCGGTCACGACCTGGCCAGGCAACTGGAAAGCGGGGTACATCCAGGCGACCTGAGCACCGTGCTGATGATGGGCGCCACAGCCGACCACATCGTGAGCACCAACGAAGCCAGCGGCGTCGACACCGAGCTACCTCGTGCGATCAAGTCGCACTACGACCGAGCGATCGCCGCCGGCCACGGCACCGACAACTGGACCGCCCTCCACGAGGTGATCAGACCCCAACGCTGTAG
- a CDS encoding NAD(P)-binding domain-containing protein has protein sequence MSHNPSPTTVVGLGAMGGALAAALIDAGHPTTVWNRSPTKSQPLAARGATTAASVEAAVSASPLTVVCLFDHASVHEVLDPIASSLRRHALVNLTTTTPNEARELADWAARHAIDYLDGAVMAVPEMIGSPGSAIFYSGSATVFEEHRAPLDRWGQSSYFGPDAGMASLYDMAMLAGMYVTFAGFMHGAAMVGAEGVSATDFATRATPFLAAMTGAFAGLAATIDATGYAAEGQQSLEFSDLTKIVTASVEQSVSAEVLQPVHEMIQRQIAAGHGKQGFARIFEELTATR, from the coding sequence ATGAGCCACAACCCCTCCCCCACCACGGTGGTCGGCCTCGGCGCGATGGGCGGCGCCCTCGCTGCCGCGCTGATCGATGCCGGGCACCCCACCACTGTTTGGAACCGATCGCCCACCAAGTCCCAACCGCTCGCCGCTCGCGGCGCCACCACCGCCGCCTCGGTCGAGGCAGCCGTGTCGGCCAGCCCGCTGACCGTCGTTTGCCTGTTCGACCACGCATCGGTCCACGAAGTACTCGATCCGATCGCCTCAAGCCTGCGCAGGCACGCGCTGGTCAACCTCACGACCACCACGCCCAACGAGGCTCGGGAGCTGGCCGACTGGGCCGCCCGACACGCCATCGACTACCTCGACGGCGCCGTCATGGCCGTGCCGGAGATGATCGGCAGCCCCGGCTCAGCCATCTTCTACAGCGGCTCGGCCACGGTGTTCGAAGAGCACCGCGCACCGCTCGATCGGTGGGGACAGAGCAGCTACTTCGGGCCCGACGCCGGCATGGCGTCGCTCTACGACATGGCGATGCTCGCCGGCATGTACGTGACATTCGCCGGCTTCATGCACGGCGCCGCGATGGTCGGCGCCGAGGGTGTATCCGCCACGGACTTCGCCACCCGGGCCACACCGTTCCTCGCCGCGATGACAGGCGCGTTCGCCGGCCTCGCAGCCACCATCGACGCCACCGGCTACGCCGCTGAAGGCCAGCAGAGCCTGGAGTTCTCCGACCTCACCAAGATCGTCACGGCGAGCGTCGAACAGAGCGTCAGCGCCGAGGTGCTGCAGCCAGTGCACGAGATGATCCAGCGCCAGATCGCCGCCGGCCACGGCAAGCAGGGCTTCGCCCGCATCTTCGAGGAGCTGACGGCCACACGATGA
- a CDS encoding helix-turn-helix domain-containing protein: protein MATTARCGPYICGIDAAMDVVSGKWKSLILWELDNYGIRRFGELKRGLVGVSEKMLIQHLREMEEDGLIHREVYRQVPPKVEYSLTEHGRTLNEALRPLGAWGTQRRQRLDAGIQ from the coding sequence ATGGCAACGACGGCGAGATGCGGTCCCTACATCTGCGGCATCGACGCCGCGATGGACGTGGTGTCGGGGAAGTGGAAGTCGCTGATCCTGTGGGAGCTCGACAACTACGGCATCCGCCGCTTCGGCGAGCTCAAGCGGGGTCTGGTGGGCGTCAGCGAGAAGATGCTCATCCAGCACCTGCGCGAGATGGAGGAGGACGGTCTGATCCACCGCGAGGTGTACCGCCAGGTGCCCCCGAAGGTGGAGTACTCCCTGACCGAGCACGGCCGCACGCTGAACGAAGCCCTCCGCCCGCTGGGAGCCTGGGGCACGCAGCGACGTCAGCGCCTCGACGCCGGCATCCAATGA